A window from Thermomonas aquatica encodes these proteins:
- the pglZ gene encoding BREX-1 system phosphatase PglZ type A, with protein MATELNEQRISEALAALFASANIIFWHDIDGEFADVLDKLELDPVKVIRLQDTAALEVKRRIESDGDGRFLLYSNRAEPDPTADWLLDIRLRSHSFRADLTSIRLEELGLSSVALAPHIRARAKFLAAESRRNRLKRLLQPMDGAADVDRKMIAVTLRCDESDPLSLALQLLSGLSEGDAAIGEPPKAWSDLQGYGLEQAFWQLIKDTFGYESPEPSLADLLRRILVTDFARSLTGDPPEALAHLRLKHPSFSGNASVLAARWRSDLNRYRAYAGLSAAVAQDLRISELVSGYSAEDLLDCMTFAQVERRVIHDLKGRVLQLGGAAADSIQPLIDRRRDGHWADVRLGDDNDEFRAVASCYEALEAAADFLALKERHATGMTFANAEHAVQQYRGELYRFDQLYRHFHHASSLVEPMGWSVLHDLDSLIESAYSGWFIPMLSSAWASIVENEGGMLEHWNVNGLLPQQQFFNDHVANQLATTKRVYVVISDAFRYEAGEELTRELRRKNRFTAELSAMLSVLPSYTALGMSALLPHHTLAYKPGESLDVLVDGQPAATLDARNAQLGRYDGIAVRAADLMELGKTKGRELVGDHRVIYVYHDLIDMTGDKQGSEGKTFDAVSQTLIELNRIISFIINNLNGSMVLVTADHGFLYQESPLDQASKASLGDKPAGTLRAKKRYLIGRDLAKNTAVWQGSTATTAGTEPGAGSVDFWLPKGAMRFHFAGGARFVHGSAMPQEVIVPMITVRVSESEKARSRSVEVSVVGASSKIVTNKQRLDLIQSEPVSHQVRPRTLKISLRDGDTLISDEATVTFDSTSAVLAERIKQIFLTVRSGSYDRHKDYYLVGRDAATSVEVLRAAYRIDLAFSNDF; from the coding sequence GTGGCGACGGAACTCAACGAACAGCGAATCAGCGAAGCGCTAGCAGCGTTGTTCGCCAGTGCCAACATCATCTTCTGGCATGACATCGATGGCGAGTTTGCCGATGTCTTGGACAAGTTGGAACTTGACCCGGTCAAGGTAATTCGTCTGCAGGATACTGCTGCGCTGGAGGTCAAGCGGCGCATTGAGTCCGACGGAGACGGTCGCTTCCTGCTGTACAGCAATCGCGCTGAGCCTGATCCAACGGCCGATTGGTTGCTGGATATCCGCCTGCGCTCCCATTCCTTCCGGGCGGACCTGACATCCATCCGATTGGAAGAGTTGGGGCTCAGCAGCGTGGCACTGGCGCCGCATATTCGAGCGCGCGCGAAGTTCCTTGCAGCGGAATCCCGTCGAAATCGGCTCAAGCGCTTGTTGCAGCCAATGGATGGCGCAGCTGATGTAGACCGCAAGATGATCGCGGTCACCCTGCGCTGTGACGAATCCGATCCCCTGTCCTTGGCGCTCCAGCTGTTGAGCGGACTTTCGGAAGGCGACGCCGCGATCGGCGAACCACCGAAGGCTTGGAGCGATCTGCAGGGTTATGGACTAGAGCAAGCGTTCTGGCAGCTGATCAAGGACACATTCGGCTACGAGTCACCGGAACCTAGCTTGGCCGATCTGCTGCGTCGGATCCTGGTGACTGACTTCGCTCGCAGCCTTACCGGTGACCCGCCGGAGGCGCTTGCACACCTTCGTCTGAAGCATCCATCCTTCTCCGGGAACGCGTCTGTGCTGGCCGCGCGCTGGCGCAGCGACCTCAATCGCTACCGCGCGTATGCGGGGCTATCGGCAGCGGTCGCGCAGGATCTCAGAATCAGCGAACTGGTCAGTGGTTATTCGGCAGAGGACTTGCTGGATTGCATGACGTTTGCCCAAGTCGAGCGGCGCGTCATTCATGACCTCAAGGGGCGCGTGTTGCAGTTGGGCGGGGCCGCTGCGGACTCGATCCAGCCATTGATTGACCGCCGTCGTGACGGGCATTGGGCCGATGTCCGGCTGGGCGACGACAACGATGAATTCCGGGCAGTAGCCAGTTGCTATGAAGCACTGGAAGCAGCCGCTGACTTCCTGGCGCTGAAGGAACGTCACGCCACCGGCATGACCTTCGCCAATGCCGAACACGCGGTGCAGCAGTACCGGGGCGAGCTCTATCGCTTCGACCAGCTGTATCGGCACTTCCACCATGCCTCCAGCCTGGTGGAACCCATGGGTTGGAGCGTGCTTCATGATCTGGACTCCCTGATCGAGTCGGCCTACTCAGGCTGGTTTATCCCGATGCTGTCTTCGGCTTGGGCCAGCATCGTCGAGAACGAAGGCGGCATGCTTGAGCACTGGAACGTCAACGGACTCCTGCCGCAGCAGCAGTTCTTCAACGATCACGTCGCGAATCAACTGGCGACCACCAAGCGGGTCTATGTCGTCATCTCGGATGCGTTCCGCTATGAAGCCGGCGAAGAGCTTACGCGGGAGCTGCGCCGCAAGAATCGCTTCACCGCCGAACTAAGCGCCATGCTGAGCGTATTGCCCAGCTACACCGCCCTTGGCATGTCAGCCTTGCTGCCGCATCACACCTTGGCGTACAAGCCGGGCGAAAGCCTTGATGTCCTGGTAGACGGACAGCCCGCCGCGACGCTCGATGCGCGCAATGCGCAGCTAGGTCGGTATGACGGCATTGCCGTGCGTGCCGCCGACCTCATGGAGCTCGGAAAGACCAAGGGCCGTGAGTTGGTCGGTGACCACCGGGTGATCTACGTCTACCACGACCTGATCGATATGACCGGCGACAAGCAGGGCTCCGAAGGCAAGACGTTCGATGCGGTGTCGCAGACCTTGATTGAGCTCAATCGAATCATTTCCTTCATCATCAACAATCTCAACGGCTCCATGGTGCTGGTCACGGCGGATCACGGCTTTCTCTATCAGGAGTCGCCGCTGGATCAAGCCAGCAAGGCTTCGCTTGGCGACAAGCCCGCAGGCACGTTGCGGGCGAAGAAGCGCTATCTCATTGGGCGTGATCTGGCAAAAAACACCGCTGTATGGCAAGGATCCACTGCTACAACAGCAGGTACCGAGCCTGGCGCCGGTAGCGTGGACTTCTGGTTGCCCAAGGGCGCGATGCGCTTCCACTTCGCAGGTGGCGCGCGCTTTGTGCATGGATCGGCGATGCCACAAGAAGTCATCGTGCCGATGATTACCGTACGCGTGTCTGAGTCCGAGAAAGCACGCAGCCGCTCCGTGGAAGTGAGCGTAGTAGGCGCTTCCAGCAAGATCGTGACCAACAAGCAGCGACTCGACTTGATCCAGTCGGAACCAGTGAGTCATCAGGTACGTCCACGAACCCTCAAAATTTCCTTGCGCGACGGCGACACGCTGATCAGCGATGAGGCGACGGTGACATTCGATAGCACTTCAGCGGTGTTGGCGGAGCGCATCAAGCAGATCTTTTTGACTGTGCGGTCGGGCTCTTATGATCGTCACAAGGACTACTACCTCGTAGGGCGCGATGCAGCGACCAGCGTAGAGGTTTTGCGCGCGGCGTACCGAATTGACCTGGCGTTCTCCAATGACTTCTGA
- a CDS encoding MobA/MobL family protein, which produces MNALHFGIRSGKRGTASTHLSYVTRGGRHAKRGDLVDTGYGNMPSWAQDNPSLLWKASDTYERKNGSTFRSFIISLPNVLTIEQLRELARDEAQRLAGIKPFQFALHLPSSSLENEPNPHVHIVICDRLPDGIERAPEQMFRRYNAQQPERGGCKKDTGGLPPSELRKAMRAMREAAANNINRTLERYGHDLRIEHRTHKERGVDSPPERYLGPTKIRLMSDADRATYIQKRRVRRRGVPPQPEINTQA; this is translated from the coding sequence ATGAACGCACTGCACTTTGGCATCCGAAGTGGAAAACGAGGCACCGCTTCCACGCACCTGTCCTATGTCACCAGAGGAGGTCGCCACGCGAAACGTGGCGACTTGGTGGACACGGGTTACGGCAACATGCCTAGCTGGGCCCAAGACAACCCCAGCTTGCTGTGGAAGGCGTCAGACACTTACGAGCGGAAAAACGGCTCGACCTTTCGCTCATTCATCATTTCCCTGCCCAATGTCCTCACGATCGAGCAGCTGAGAGAGCTGGCACGGGATGAGGCGCAGCGGCTGGCGGGCATTAAGCCATTCCAGTTCGCCTTGCATCTGCCCTCTTCTTCACTCGAGAACGAACCGAATCCGCACGTGCACATCGTGATTTGCGACCGGCTTCCCGACGGGATCGAACGAGCCCCTGAACAGATGTTCCGACGGTACAACGCTCAACAGCCTGAGCGCGGCGGCTGCAAGAAGGATACAGGTGGACTTCCACCCTCGGAACTGCGTAAGGCGATGCGCGCGATGCGAGAGGCAGCGGCGAACAATATCAATCGCACACTAGAACGATACGGCCATGACCTCCGGATCGAGCATAGGACACACAAGGAACGCGGAGTCGACAGTCCACCTGAGCGGTATCTCGGGCCGACCAAGATACGATTGATGTCGGATGCAGACCGGGCAACCTACATCCAGAAACGGCGTGTTCGCCGCCGAGGGGTACCCCCGCAGCCAGAGATCAATACCCAGGCTTGA
- the pglX gene encoding BREX-1 system adenine-specific DNA-methyltransferase PglX — translation MNTSNLKSYAPQARKDFIAAVTGRANLLGLSEAKGQLVVAEAKISGDLVMIAGRPWPVKVNEKRSKLIARMQTQGFSHTVEAVAYAWFNRLAALRYMEVHDYLGHGRRVLSNPQGGLPEVLTHALDLAESNALPGLSADTVRELTLANQDPELYRLILIAQCNALHQAMPFLFEQLGDETELLLPENLLLTDSVVAKLVQSIPEEDWQQIEIIGWLYQFYISEKKDQVIGKVVRSEDIPAATQLFTPNWIVKYMVQNSLGAQWLATYPDSPLKAQMAYYIEPAEQTVEVNAQLAAITPSALNPEELTLIDPASGSGHILVEAYDLFKAIYLERGYRQRDVAKLILEKNLFGLDIDERAAQLTGFALMMKARADDRQLFERGVKLNVMAMVDSTPFDADRLAQSMKLSDFGLQSSDLTELKRLFEHAKTFGSLIQVPEGLAKKLRALKLLSEAPSQDLFVSDALKCLGPLVQQAGLLATQYEAVVANPPYMGSKGMNPLVKKFAKDRFTDAKSDLFSCFLERGFSLAKNKGINAMVTMESWMFLSSYEKFRAIIFDKHTIACLAHFPYDSKRPTVMGINFGVNVMCCKKTFVAGYRAQYCCSRYYELNDDGVPIEFPTANERLNSLSASEFNSVPGRPLAYWVSTRVRDVFKNHPPLSGGWYSEGPCKSGNDEIYLRSHWEVDSRYIGATSNWRFCSKGGEFRKYFGNVDHVLRWTQSDQLHYRSDPIARITSEESRDKRGITWPIISAKAERGFRLLLEDELFNSVSPAIFPIGGEFGGGQFATLAFLNSCVAQYLLRIMNPTLALNVSNVLALPIFNAIDSVEQAERCVELCVNDWNGYERSSHFQCLPVLVNSEESASSLEASYTTWITQNRECIAQMKRLEEANNSLFIDSYGLGEELTPEVPLEQVALTTNPAYRYGGNLNDEELWIRFRQDTMAELVSYAIGCMMGRYSLDAPGLIYANSGNVGFDASRYTKFHADADGIVPVTDELWFEDDAALRVREFLLAVWGKDSLEQNMAFLADNLGRKSSESPEQAIRRYLADMFFKDHLQTYKKRPIYWLFSSGRQGAFQALVYLHRYNAGTLSRLRAEYVVPLTGKMQSKIEALEQDIAASSSTAQRNKLTKQLEKLRKQHLELLAYDEQLRHYADQRITLDLDDGVKVNYGKFGDLLADVKSVVGKQEED, via the coding sequence ATGAACACGAGCAACCTCAAGAGCTATGCCCCGCAGGCGCGCAAGGATTTCATTGCCGCCGTCACCGGCAGAGCCAATCTCCTCGGACTGAGTGAGGCCAAGGGTCAGCTCGTTGTGGCCGAGGCCAAGATTAGCGGCGATCTCGTCATGATTGCTGGCCGCCCATGGCCGGTGAAAGTCAACGAGAAACGCAGCAAGCTGATCGCACGGATGCAGACGCAGGGCTTCAGCCATACCGTCGAAGCCGTGGCCTACGCCTGGTTCAACAGGCTGGCCGCGCTGCGCTACATGGAGGTACACGACTACCTTGGCCATGGTCGCCGCGTTTTGTCGAACCCTCAGGGTGGCTTGCCAGAAGTGCTAACACACGCGCTGGATCTGGCCGAGTCGAACGCGCTGCCGGGGTTGTCCGCCGACACCGTTCGCGAGCTCACGCTGGCCAATCAGGATCCCGAGCTGTACCGCCTGATCCTGATCGCCCAGTGCAACGCGCTGCATCAGGCTATGCCGTTCCTGTTCGAGCAGTTGGGCGACGAAACCGAGCTGCTGCTGCCGGAAAACCTGCTACTCACCGATTCGGTAGTGGCCAAGCTGGTGCAGTCCATCCCCGAAGAGGACTGGCAGCAGATCGAGATCATCGGCTGGCTGTACCAGTTCTACATCTCGGAGAAGAAAGACCAGGTCATCGGCAAGGTGGTGAGGTCCGAAGACATCCCGGCGGCGACCCAGCTGTTCACGCCGAACTGGATCGTGAAGTACATGGTGCAGAACTCGCTGGGCGCGCAGTGGCTGGCGACCTATCCGGACTCGCCACTCAAGGCGCAGATGGCGTACTACATCGAGCCGGCTGAGCAGACCGTTGAGGTCAATGCGCAGCTTGCGGCGATCACGCCAAGCGCGCTCAATCCCGAGGAACTGACGCTGATCGACCCGGCCAGTGGTTCCGGTCACATCCTGGTCGAGGCCTATGACTTGTTCAAGGCGATCTATCTGGAGCGCGGGTACCGCCAGCGTGATGTGGCAAAGCTGATTCTGGAGAAGAACCTGTTTGGTCTAGACATCGACGAGCGTGCGGCGCAGCTGACCGGTTTTGCCTTGATGATGAAAGCACGGGCAGATGATCGGCAGCTGTTTGAGCGCGGGGTGAAGCTCAATGTGATGGCGATGGTGGATAGCACGCCGTTTGATGCCGATCGGCTCGCGCAAAGCATGAAGCTGAGCGACTTCGGGTTGCAATCGAGTGATCTTACGGAGCTGAAGCGGCTGTTTGAGCACGCGAAGACCTTTGGGTCGTTGATTCAGGTGCCGGAGGGGCTGGCGAAGAAGCTACGGGCACTGAAGCTGCTGAGCGAGGCGCCCAGTCAAGATCTCTTTGTGTCAGATGCACTTAAATGCTTGGGGCCGCTAGTACAGCAGGCGGGGTTGCTTGCTACTCAATACGAGGCGGTAGTTGCAAATCCACCGTATATGGGGAGCAAGGGAATGAACCCCTTGGTGAAGAAATTTGCTAAGGATCGTTTCACTGATGCCAAGAGCGACCTCTTTTCGTGCTTTCTTGAAAGAGGATTTTCGCTTGCGAAAAATAAGGGCATCAACGCCATGGTAACCATGGAAAGCTGGATGTTTTTATCTAGCTACGAGAAATTCAGGGCGATAATTTTCGACAAGCATACTATCGCCTGCCTTGCGCACTTCCCATACGACAGTAAGCGGCCGACAGTAATGGGAATAAATTTTGGCGTGAACGTAATGTGCTGCAAAAAGACTTTTGTTGCAGGTTACCGAGCTCAGTATTGCTGTTCTAGATATTACGAGTTGAATGATGATGGTGTTCCCATCGAATTCCCTACAGCTAATGAGCGTTTAAATTCTCTATCTGCCTCAGAATTTAATAGTGTGCCCGGCCGTCCGTTGGCTTACTGGGTAAGCACCAGGGTGCGTGACGTTTTCAAGAATCATCCTCCGCTTTCTGGAGGCTGGTATTCAGAGGGGCCATGTAAGAGTGGTAACGATGAAATCTATCTCCGTAGTCACTGGGAGGTCGACAGCCGATATATAGGGGCTACATCGAATTGGAGATTCTGCTCGAAAGGTGGAGAATTCAGGAAGTACTTTGGAAACGTCGATCATGTTTTGAGGTGGACGCAAAGCGACCAGTTGCATTACCGAAGCGATCCCATAGCGCGAATCACTTCTGAAGAATCGCGAGACAAACGCGGAATTACTTGGCCAATTATTAGCGCCAAGGCGGAGCGCGGATTTCGATTGCTCCTTGAAGATGAGCTTTTTAACTCAGTGTCGCCGGCAATATTCCCAATAGGTGGCGAATTTGGCGGAGGGCAGTTCGCAACGCTCGCATTTCTCAATAGCTGTGTTGCTCAATACTTGTTGCGCATTATGAATCCGACGTTGGCCTTGAATGTCAGCAATGTACTGGCATTACCTATCTTCAACGCCATTGATAGCGTAGAGCAAGCCGAGCGATGCGTAGAGCTTTGCGTTAACGACTGGAATGGGTACGAACGTTCGTCGCACTTTCAGTGCCTTCCAGTCTTGGTTAACTCAGAAGAATCCGCGTCTAGCCTGGAAGCCAGCTACACCACGTGGATTACTCAGAACCGAGAGTGCATCGCTCAGATGAAGCGCCTTGAAGAGGCGAACAACAGCCTCTTCATCGATAGCTATGGCTTAGGTGAAGAGCTCACTCCGGAGGTCCCGCTCGAGCAGGTCGCTCTTACAACGAACCCTGCCTACCGTTATGGCGGCAACCTTAACGATGAAGAGCTGTGGATCCGCTTTCGCCAAGACACCATGGCCGAGCTGGTCTCCTACGCCATCGGCTGCATGATGGGCCGCTACAGTCTGGACGCGCCGGGCCTGATCTACGCCAACAGCGGCAACGTCGGCTTCGACGCTTCGCGCTACACCAAGTTTCACGCTGACGCCGACGGCATCGTGCCGGTTACCGATGAGTTGTGGTTTGAAGATGACGCGGCACTGCGCGTTCGCGAATTTCTGCTTGCCGTGTGGGGCAAGGACTCGCTTGAACAGAACATGGCGTTCCTGGCCGACAATCTGGGCCGCAAGTCCAGCGAATCGCCTGAGCAGGCGATCCGCCGCTATCTGGCGGACATGTTCTTCAAGGATCACCTGCAGACGTACAAGAAGCGTCCGATCTACTGGCTGTTCTCCAGCGGCAGGCAGGGCGCGTTCCAGGCCTTGGTGTATCTGCACCGTTACAACGCCGGCACGTTGTCGCGCCTGCGCGCGGAATACGTGGTGCCGCTGACCGGGAAGATGCAGAGCAAGATCGAAGCGCTGGAGCAAGACATTGCCGCGTCCAGCTCTACCGCACAACGCAACAAGCTCACCAAGCAGCTCGAAAAGCTGCGCAAGCAGCACCTAGAACTGCTGGCCTACGACGAGCAGCTGCGCCACTACGCTGATCAGCGGATTACGCTGGACCTGGACGACGGGGTGAAGGTGAACTACGGTAAGTTCGGCGACCTGCTTGCGGACGTAAAGTCAGTGGTCGGTAAGCAGGAAGAAGACTGA
- the brxL gene encoding protease Lon-related BREX system protein BrxL, with product MTSDNTLDSSPANDGEAQPSRDLDELLNRHFAGKVVRKDLTKLVKEGANVPVYVLEYLLGMYCASDDEATIQAGMTTVKRVLSENYVRPDEAEKVKSKIRESGTYRIIDKVTVKLNDKRDVYEALLSNLGVKNAEISHRFVREFEKLLAGGIWCIVTLRYVYEENQKGSPFVVEDLKPIQMPNMDMQALFEGRKAFTDEQWIDVLLRSTGMEPTTFERRAKWHLLARMIPLVENNYNYCELGPRGTGKSHIFKEISPNSILVSGGQTTVANLFYNMAARTVGLVGLWDVVAFDEVAGIRFKDQDGVQIMKDYMASGSFSRGRESINANASMVFIGNINQSVESLVKTSHLLAPFPDVMIDSAFFDRFHAYVPGWEIPKMRPEFFTNQFGLIVDYLAEYLREMRKHSFSDAIDRYFKLGNNLNQRDTIAVRRTVSGLLKLLCPHGEYDKEQVRQCLEYALETRRRIKEQLKKIGGMEFYDVHFSYIDLESHEERFIAVPEQGGGGLIPEGGSAPGTLHTITMGQSGMPGVYRLEIQTMAGNGKLSISGSAAKESVRVGFDYFKANASRVSASIKPSEQDFHFHLVELQNIGAPQAMTLSSFVALCSTGLGRSVQSQMVILGDMSLGGTISPARNLAESMQVAFDAGAKRILLPMSSVGDIPSVPGELFAKFQTSFYSDPIDAVFKALGVD from the coding sequence ATGACTTCTGACAACACACTTGATTCGTCACCCGCGAACGATGGCGAGGCACAGCCTTCTCGGGATCTGGATGAACTGCTGAATCGGCACTTCGCCGGCAAGGTGGTACGCAAAGACTTGACCAAGCTGGTCAAGGAAGGCGCGAACGTCCCGGTCTACGTGCTGGAGTACCTGCTTGGCATGTATTGCGCCTCGGATGACGAAGCCACTATCCAAGCGGGCATGACGACCGTCAAACGCGTGCTGAGCGAGAACTACGTCAGGCCGGATGAAGCGGAGAAGGTCAAGTCGAAAATCCGCGAGAGCGGCACGTACCGGATCATCGACAAGGTCACGGTCAAGCTCAATGATAAGCGCGACGTCTACGAGGCTCTTCTATCCAATCTTGGGGTGAAGAACGCCGAGATTTCGCATCGCTTCGTACGTGAATTCGAGAAGCTATTGGCCGGTGGCATTTGGTGCATCGTGACGCTGCGCTACGTCTACGAAGAGAACCAGAAAGGATCGCCCTTCGTCGTTGAGGATCTCAAGCCGATCCAGATGCCGAACATGGACATGCAGGCGCTGTTCGAGGGACGCAAAGCGTTTACTGACGAACAATGGATCGATGTCCTGCTGCGTTCCACGGGTATGGAACCGACGACGTTTGAACGCAGAGCCAAATGGCACCTGCTGGCACGCATGATTCCGTTGGTCGAGAACAACTACAACTATTGCGAGCTTGGACCACGCGGCACCGGCAAGAGCCACATCTTCAAGGAAATCAGCCCGAACAGCATCCTGGTATCAGGTGGACAGACGACCGTCGCCAACCTGTTCTACAACATGGCTGCGCGGACAGTGGGATTGGTGGGTCTATGGGATGTCGTGGCCTTTGACGAGGTCGCAGGAATCCGTTTCAAGGACCAGGACGGGGTTCAGATCATGAAGGACTACATGGCATCCGGCTCATTCAGCCGGGGCCGTGAGTCGATCAATGCCAATGCGTCGATGGTGTTCATCGGCAACATCAACCAGAGTGTCGAGTCGCTGGTCAAGACCTCGCACCTGCTCGCGCCGTTCCCGGATGTGATGATCGATTCGGCCTTCTTCGATCGCTTCCATGCCTATGTACCTGGCTGGGAGATCCCGAAGATGCGACCGGAGTTCTTCACCAATCAATTCGGTTTGATCGTCGACTACCTGGCCGAGTACTTGCGGGAGATGCGCAAGCACAGCTTCTCAGATGCCATTGACCGCTACTTCAAGCTGGGTAACAACCTCAACCAGCGAGACACGATTGCCGTTCGGCGGACCGTATCCGGTCTGCTAAAGCTGCTATGCCCGCATGGTGAATACGACAAGGAGCAAGTCCGTCAGTGCCTGGAATACGCACTAGAGACCCGACGCCGGATCAAGGAGCAGCTGAAGAAGATAGGCGGGATGGAGTTCTATGACGTCCACTTCTCCTATATCGACCTGGAGAGCCACGAAGAACGATTCATCGCCGTCCCAGAGCAAGGTGGCGGCGGACTGATCCCTGAAGGAGGCAGCGCTCCCGGTACGTTGCACACCATCACAATGGGGCAATCCGGAATGCCAGGTGTATACCGTTTGGAAATCCAGACGATGGCAGGGAATGGAAAGCTATCCATCTCTGGATCAGCAGCCAAAGAATCGGTTCGTGTGGGATTCGACTATTTCAAGGCCAATGCCAGTCGGGTGAGCGCCTCCATCAAGCCCAGTGAACAAGACTTCCATTTTCACTTGGTCGAACTTCAGAACATTGGTGCACCGCAAGCGATGACGTTATCCAGCTTCGTTGCCCTGTGTTCAACAGGGCTTGGGCGATCCGTGCAGAGCCAGATGGTGATCCTGGGTGACATGTCGCTAGGAGGAACCATAAGCCCCGCACGCAACCTGGCAGAGTCGATGCAAGTTGCATTCGACGCGGGCGCTAAACGGATCCTGCTGCCCATGAGCAGCGTTGGGGACATTCCTTCGGTACCTGGGGAACTGTTTGCGAAGTTCCAGACGAGCTTCTACTCGGATCCAATAGATGCGGTGTTCAAGGCTCTTGGCGTGGACTAG